CTTATGTCAAATTAGGGGCAGAATATGGCAATAAATCTCCCTACTGCTTACGTCAAGGAGTGGTACGGGCATTGCTAGAAGCACAGTTTTTGCTGGAAAAACGCTATCCTGGCTGGAAAATTAAGGTCTATGATGCTTATCGTCCTGTAGGGGTACAGCAACATATGGTCAACTATACCTTCAATTCCTTAGTCAAAGAACTCGATCTTCATGAGCATCAACTATCTGCTCAACAACGACAAGACTTGTGGAGTAAAGTCTATCAACTGTGGGCAGCACCTAGCTTAGATCGAACCATGCCCCCTCCTCATAGTACAGGAGCAGCAGTTGACGTAACGATCGTGAACGATTTGGGAGAAGCGTTAGATATGGGAGGCGAAATTGATGAACTTTCCGCGCGATCGCACCCAGATTACTATGTCAGCGATCAGGATGGCGAGAGTCAGCAGTATCAATTTAATCGTCAGTTATTAGCGAGAATAAT
The sequence above is a segment of the Pleurocapsa minor HA4230-MV1 genome. Coding sequences within it:
- a CDS encoding D-alanyl-D-alanine dipeptidase, giving the protein MKPYHQIPIKDCGERLIAIPTNSLSVELPHPYVKLGAEYGNKSPYCLRQGVVRALLEAQFLLEKRYPGWKIKVYDAYRPVGVQQHMVNYTFNSLVKELDLHEHQLSAQQRQDLWSKVYQLWAAPSLDRTMPPPHSTGAAVDVTIVNDLGEALDMGGEIDELSARSHPDYYVSDQDGESQQYQFNRQLLARIMTNSGFIRHPQEWWHFSLGDQMWAWLHNQQNPANTAIARYGRV